The DNA window CTTGATAAGGAAAGCTCACGACCTGGACACCCACCGGCAGCCCGGCGCTCTTTCGGTCCACCTCGAGGGCGCGGCGCTCGAGCCGGTCTCTCGGATCGTCACGCCGCGCCTCCTCCGCCTGCACCCGGCTGACGGGGACGACTCCGGCCGGGAACTGGCAGATGTTCCACAGCATCGAGTAGCTGCCCGCCAGCGCGAAATCACGAGATGCTCCGTGCGGCAGCGCGGGGGTCGCGTGGGGCGGGCATAGCACCACGTCGAGGCGCTCCGCCCGCATTGCAGCGTGAATTGCATCACGACTCTGCCGCATAGCGTGGGTCAGCCCCCAGAGTTCTGCGGTCGACCGGGCCCCCACCGCGGTCAGGAAGCGCTCCAGTCGATGCTCGCCGGCCAGACCAGCGACCCGAGCGGCTGCGACCCGGGCGAGCGGCGGGAGCATCGCCAGCGCACGAATGGACTGGAGGGAGCGGTCGACCTCTGACCCCCGCAGCAGCGTGGCGGCCGCAGCTCCGCCATCGGCCGAGAGCGCCGAGAAGTACCCGAAGATGGCGTCTGGCATGCCGGGCGGTGTGAACGGGAGGATGGTCGCTCCTCGCGCGTGAAGGGCAGACGCAGCCTTCGTCACGGCGCGGGCCACCGCCTTGGAGGCAGGGAAGACCCCATCATCGACGTAGAAGCCGACGCGCAATCCGGCGACATCCACCGACCCTGGGTCGGAGACCGGGAGCGGAGGGACCCGGGGATCCATCGCGGCCATGGCCAGCGGATCCAGCGTCGTCATCGCCAGCGCCAGATCGCGCGCGGTGCGAGCCATCGGGCCGAGCTGGGAGCGAATGACCTCCTGACCGAGGAGGGCGCCGTTGCTGCCCTTGTTGGTCCAGCGATCGAGGGTGGGCTTGAGGCCCGCGATCCCGGCGAAATGTGCGGGGACGCGGATGCTGCCGCCGATGTCCGTCCCGACGCCGAGGGGAGAGAGTCCGGCGGCGATGGCCGCGGCTTCGCCTCCCGAGGAGCCCCCCGGGGTGTGGTCGAGGCTGAAGGGGTTGGCCGTCTGACCGAAGAGAGGGTTCCTGCTCTCATGGAACAGGAGGAGCTGGGACACGTTGGTGCGACCGAGGACCACCGCCCCCGCACGGCGGAGGAGCTGGACGATCCCCGCGTCCGTTGCAGCCCGCAGCGTCTTGCGGGCGTGGACGCCCAGCGTGGGCGCCTGGCCCTCCATGTCGAGCGATTCCTTGATGGTCACGGGCAGGCCGTGGAGGCGACTCCGCACCTCACCCCGACGGCGCTCCTCGTCGGAGCGTCGTGCGGCCGCGAGGGCTTCGCTCCGGAACACCTGCGTGAAAGCGTGCAGCTTCGGGTCGAGCGCTTCGATGCGATCGAGGTGCGCACGGGCTGCCTCTTCGGCGCTGATGGTCCCCTCCTCGAGGAGTTCGACGAGGCGGGTAGCGGATTGCTGGGTGAGGTCGGTCGCTGTGCTCACGAGCCCTGCTTGCGGTGGAGGAGATGACGCCGGGTCGACGCGACCCTGATGCCCCCACGCCTAGCACAGGTCGGTGTCCGTCAAAGCTTGCTACGCTGCGCCCCCTTCGTCCCCCAGCCACGGCTTCTCCATGCTCGCGCTCCCCATCGATCCGCTCTTGCCAGAACTCTGCTCACGCCTCCGGGCCTCGAGCGCCGTGGTCCTCGAAGCGCCTCCTGGCGCGGGCAAGACCACCCGCGTCCCCCGCGCACTGCTCGACGAGGGGTTCGCAGCCCAGGGCGAGATCCTGGTGCTGGAGCCTCGACGGATCGCGGCCCGGCTCTCCGCGCGCCGCGTGGCCGAAGAGCTGGGCGAAGAGGTCGGCCGGCGTGTGGGGTACACC is part of the Chondromyces crocatus genome and encodes:
- a CDS encoding amidase, encoding MSTATDLTQQSATRLVELLEEGTISAEEAARAHLDRIEALDPKLHAFTQVFRSEALAAARRSDEERRRGEVRSRLHGLPVTIKESLDMEGQAPTLGVHARKTLRAATDAGIVQLLRRAGAVVLGRTNVSQLLLFHESRNPLFGQTANPFSLDHTPGGSSGGEAAAIAAGLSPLGVGTDIGGSIRVPAHFAGIAGLKPTLDRWTNKGSNGALLGQEVIRSQLGPMARTARDLALAMTTLDPLAMAAMDPRVPPLPVSDPGSVDVAGLRVGFYVDDGVFPASKAVARAVTKAASALHARGATILPFTPPGMPDAIFGYFSALSADGGAAAATLLRGSEVDRSLQSIRALAMLPPLARVAAARVAGLAGEHRLERFLTAVGARSTAELWGLTHAMRQSRDAIHAAMRAERLDVVLCPPHATPALPHGASRDFALAGSYSMLWNICQFPAGVVPVSRVQAEEARRDDPRDRLERRALEVDRKSAGLPVGVQVVSFPYQEHVVLAAMIAIEEALSGEPDYPVTPATS